One region of Carya illinoinensis cultivar Pawnee chromosome 8, C.illinoinensisPawnee_v1, whole genome shotgun sequence genomic DNA includes:
- the LOC122274242 gene encoding pentatricopeptide repeat-containing protein At3g62890, which translates to MRVCTKLISSTHPTLHLAYPTVESFIWNTLIRAHVQAGSRPEVLTHTPLSVFCRMRFHGVEPDFHTFPFLLQSFNSPIQLHSGRLIHAQIILFGLANDPFIQTSLINMYSSCGDLAFARQAFDEISQPDLSSWNSIINATFKMGLICIAKKLFDDMPARNAISWTCMINGYVRCGYYKEALALFRVMQTVGVDGVRPNEFTMSTVLSACGRLGALEHGKWVHAYIGKCGMEVGVVLGTSLIDMYAKCGSIERAKWIFDNMGFCKDVMAWSAMLSGLAMHGHAEECLELFTKMINHGMRPNAVTFLCVLCACVHGGLVSEGKEYFRRMSEEFDITPLIQHYGCMVDLYGRAGLIEEAWVLIKSMPMEPDVLVWGALLSGSRMHGSIETCEIALKRVIELDPTNSGAYVLLSNVYAKMGRWADARHVRNVMEARGIKKVPGCSSVEVGGVLHEFLVGDDSHPETREIYKMLDEIMSRLRMEGYVGNTKEVLLDLDEEGRELALSLHSEKLAIAYCFLKTSPGTPIRIVKNLRICSDCHVAIKMISRVFNREIVVRDCNRFHHFTGGLCSCKDYW; encoded by the coding sequence ATGCGAGTCTGCACAAAGCTCATATCGTCCACGCACCCTACTCTTCATCTTGCCTATCCAACTGTTGAATCCTTCATCTGGAACACTCTCATTCGAGCCCATGTCCAAGCCGGGTCTCGGCCGGAGGTCCTAACCCACACACCACTCTCCGTCTTTTGCCGGATGCGCTTCCATGGAGTCGAGCCTGACTTCCATACCTTCCCTTTTCTTCTCCAGTCCTTCAATTCTCCAATTCAGCTCCACTCAGGAAGACTAATCCATGCGCAAATTATCCTCTTTGGGCTCGCTAACGACCCGTTTATTCAAACGTCCCTTATCAACATGTACTCGTCCTGTGGGGATTTGGCGTTCGCGCGTCAAGCATTCGATGAGATTTCCCAGCCCGATTTATCGTCTTGGAACTCGATCATTAATGCCACCTTTAAAATGGGCTTGATTTGTATTGCAAAGAAACTGTTTGATGATATGCCTGCAAGAAATGCGATATCTTGGACTTGTATGATAAATGGATACGTGAGGTGTGGTTATTATAAAGAAGCACTGGCCCTGTTTCGTGTGATGCAAACGGTGGGAGTCGATGGAGTCAGGCCTAATGAGTTCACCATGTCGACTGTGCTTTCTGCTTGTGGACGGTTGGGTGCACTTGAGCATGGAAAATGGGTTCACGCTTATATTGGCAAATGTGGGATGGAAGTTGGTGTGGTGTTAGGGACTTCGCTGATAGACATGTATGCTAAATGTGGGAGTATTGAGAGGGCCAAATGGATATTTGATAATATGGGTTTTTGTAAGGATGTGATGGCTTGGAGCGCTATGCTTTCAGGATTGGCCATGCATGGACATGCTGAAGAATGCCTTGAATTATTTACAAAGATGATTAATCATGGGATGAGACCTAATGCTGTAACCTTTTTGTGTGTTCTTTGTGCTTGTGTACATGGAGGCTTGGTGAGTGAAGGGAAGGAGTATTTTAGGAGGATGAGCGAGGAGTTTGATATTACTCCCTTGATCCAGCACTATGGATGCATGGTAGACCTTTATGGAAGAGCTGGTCTTATTGAGGAGGCATGGGTTTTGATCAAATCTATGCCCATGGAGCCTGATGTGCTGGTGTGGGGAGCTCTACTTAGTGGTTCAAGGATGCATGGGAGCATTGAAacatgtgagattgcccttaaAAGAGTAATTGAGTTGGATCCCACAAACAGTGGCGCCTACGTGCTTCTATCCAATGTGTATGCAAAAATGGGAAGGTGGGCAGACGCAAGGCACGTGAGAAATGTTATGGAGGCAAGGGGGATCAAGAAAGTTCCTGGCTGCAGTTCGGTTGAGGTCGGAGGTGTACTTCATGAGTTTTTGGTGGGAGATGATTCTCATCCAGAAACCAGAGAGATCTATAAGATGCTTGACGAGATTATGAGTAGGTTGAGGATGGAGGGTTATGTGGGAAATACTAAAGAGGTGTTGCTTGATTTGGACGAGGAAGGAAGGGAGTTGGCTCTATCCCTTCACAGTGAAAAGCTGGCCATTGCATATTGCTTTTTGAAGACGAGTCCAGGTACCCCAATTCGAATTGTTAAGAACCTGAGGATATGTAGTGATTGTCATGTTGCAATAAAGATGATATCTAGGGTGTTTAACCGAGAGATTGTGGTTAGAGATTGCAATCGATTTCACCATTTTACAGGTGGATTATGCTCTTGCAAAGACTACTGGTAG
- the LOC122274245 gene encoding 60S ribosomal protein L22-2-like: protein MSRGAAAVGAKGKKKGATFVIDCAKPVEDKIMDIASLEKFLQERIKVGGKAGALGESITVTREKSKISVTSDSNFSKRYLKYLTKKYLKKHNVRDWLRVIASNKDRNVYELRYFNIAENEGEEED, encoded by the exons ATGAGCCGTGGGGCGGCAGCGGTGGGGGCAAAGGGGAAGAAGAAGGGAGCGACGTTCGTGATTGACTGCGCGAAGCCGGTAGAGGATAAGATCATGGACATCGCCTCACTGGAGAAATTTCTTCAGGAGCGGATCAAGGTTGGAGGCAAGGCCGGCGCTCTCGGCGAATCCATCACCGTCACCCGCGAAAAGAGCAAGATCTCTGTCACCTCTGATAGCAACTTCTCCAAACG GTACCTTAAATACTTGACTAAGAAGTACTTGAAGAAGCACAACGTGAGGGATTGGCTTCGGGTGATTGCTTCCAACAAGGACAGAAATGTTTATGAATTGAGATACTTCAACATCGCCGAGAATGAGGGCGAGGAGGAAGATTGA
- the LOC122318353 gene encoding LOB domain-containing protein 20, whose amino-acid sequence MAEPQGDDSTTSGTRRKGIGKRGLAPAEVEPAVSAAAAPCGACKFLRRKCVSGCIFAPHFGSDQGAARFAAVHKVFGASNVSKLLVHVPVNRRHDAVVTISYEAQARLSDPVLGCVSTILALQQQVASLQAELAMVQTQLINSRFAFSNVIQNSHQHAQERQHQQQQQRRDFQTVLQPDYSNNSSASTNLVNINGFTTTEFDLAGDTTAPISSQSLDPLVLPLSRPSQDEEEYEEESRIPPVFVNKTLHLS is encoded by the exons ATGGCCGAGCCACAAGGTGACGACAGTACTACATCTGGAACTCGACGTAAGGGGATAGGAAAGCGAGGTTTGGCACCGGCAGAGGTAGAGCCGGCCGTTTCAGCAGCAGCGGCTCCATGCGGAGCATGCAAGTTTTTGAGGAGGAAGTGCGTGAGTGGGTGTATTTTTGCACCCCACTTCGGCTCAGACCAAGGAGCTGCGCGATTTGCAGCAGTGCACAAGGTGTTCGGAGCAAGCAATGTGTCTAAGCTCTTAGTGCATGTCCCAGTGAACCGGAGACACGATGCTGTGGTTACAATCTCGTATGAAGCTCAGGCGAGGTTGTCCGATCCTGTTTTAGGTTGTGTTTCTACCATACTTGCTTTACAACAGCAG GTGGCATCATTGCAAGCGGAGCTGGCAATGGTGCAAACTCAGCTCATAAACAGTAGGTTTGCATTCTCAAATGTCATTCAGAACTCACATCAGCATGCGCAGGAGCGGCAgcatcaacaacaacaacaacggcGTGACTTTCAAACAGTACTGCAACCTGACTACTCCAACAATTCTTCTGCTTCCACTAACCTTGTCAACATCAATGGCTTCACTACCACAGAATTCGACCTTGCAGGGGATACTACTGCTCCAATATCCTCCCAAAGCCTAGATCCTTTAGTACTACCGCTTTCAAGACCGTCCCAGGATGAGGAAGAATACGAGGAAGAGAGCCGGATTCCACCCGTTTTCGTCAATAAAACTCTTCACCTGAGTTAA